The genomic region GGGGTAGCCCTAGAGCCGGGCCGTACCCACGAAGTCCTGCTGCTGGAAGAACGGGCCACCATACAAAAAGAAGTCTTCCCCTCGCTGGACGTGCAAATTTGGAAAGAAAGCCGGGTCGTCGATCAGAGCCAAACCGTTTCGCTGCGGCGTGAGGTGCTGGAAGTGATTGATCCGATGGGATTGGCCCACGAGAGCAGCCAAACTGAGGCAGCGGTGTCCAACGATAAGAACCGTTCCTGAAGCATTGTCCTTGACTGCCCCGGTGATCAGCCCTGGCTTGGCCCGGTGGTTTGGAGGACGGCCTGCTCTGCAAACGCTGGGTACACCACGCCTTTGATCTGTGCCGCGGGCAGAGGACGCGCAAACAGGTAGCCCTGAACGTAGGTGCATCCCAGGATTTGCAGCACTTCCAGTTCCGAAATTTCCTCAACGCCCTCGGCCACCACGGTAATACTCAGGCGGTGTCCCAGCAGGATGACGGCTGCCAGAAGCGCCTGACGCCGCGTATTCTGCGCCACTCCTTTGACGAACAGGCGGTCTACTTTCAGCACGTCGATGGGGAGGGTACCCAGAACCGCCAGGCTGGAAAAGCCGGTACCGAAGTCATCCAAGGCTATGCGGATGCCGAGGTTACGCAGGGCTTGCAGGCGGCTGTTGACCAGTTCCATATCCTGAATAACGATGGCCTCGGTAATTTCAAGAATTAAGCACGAGGCCGACGCCCCTGTAGATTCCAGTGCGTCTATCACCTCGTCCAAGAAATCCGGGCGCATCAACTGGGTAGAACTCACATTGACGCTGATGGATACGGGTACCTTCCAGGCTTGTGTCCACGCATTGCCTTGCCGCAAGGCGCAGCGCAGCACCATCGCACCCAGTTCGTGAATCAGTCCGCTTTCCTCTGCCACGCGGATGAATTCCAGCGGGCTGACCCAGCCCAATTCATCGTCGTGCCAGCGGGCCAACGCCTCGAACGCCACTGCTTGCCGTCCCATAAGGCCAACGATGGGCTGATAATGCACACTCAATCCCTGACACTGCATTGGTGGGGCAGATGCAGCCTGGGCGTGCAATGTGGCGCGCAATCGCCGTTCCAGCCTGACCCGCCGCTCCTGTGTGACCGACAGGTCAGGCGTGAACAAGCACCATTTGCCCGCACCGATCCGTTTGGCCTGATGCAGGGCCAAATCCACCTGGCGGTACAGTTCGCTTGCCGTCGCGCCCTCGTCGGCGCTGATGCAGATGCCCACGCACACACTGATCTGAAAGTCCATGTCGGCCACCGACAACGTTTTCCCCAGACGGTCTATCAGCAGGGCCGCCATGTCGTCGGCCTCGGTTTCGTCGGCAATAGGCAGCAGCACACCGAATTCGTCGCCCGCCAGCCGGATCACCGTGCCGCGCCCCTTGCATACTTCGGTCAGTCGCCGCGCCACTGCCTGAAGCAGAGAATCTCCGACATGGTGCCCAAAGGTGTCGTTGACGGTCTTGAACTGGTCTATATCCAGCAGCAGCACGGCGGTGGTGGTGTGCGGCTCTCTGGCCAACTGTTCCAGCGACCAGTTGAACACCCGGCGGTTGGGAAGGCCTGTCAACTCGTCTTCGCGGGCTTGGCGCTCCAACTGTTGGCGCATCCGGTAAGCCTCGGTCACGTCGGCAAACGACACGACTGCGCCGCGAAAAACTCCTTCTTCTGCCAGAGGGACGGCGTTGATAGAGACCAAAATTGCCTGGTTATCGGGCCGCATGTATTCCACGACGGAGTCGCGCACTGTGTCGCCAGAAGTGATGACCCGCGCTGCCGGGTACGCGCTGACAGGCAGCAGTTGGCCTGCCGGGTCGCGCAGATTCCAAGCTGGGTCGAAGGCCGATGGGAAGGGCAGCGTGCCCGTTTCCGCCTCTTGGCCTCCGCCTAGCCCACTCAGTTGATAAGCGGCCGGGTTGGCCGCCACCACCCGTCCCGCCGCATCAAACAGCAGCACGCCCTCATCCAAAGACTGCAACGTGGTTTGGGCTTGCCGCTCGCTGCGTTCCAGTGTTCTAAGCAATTGGGCACGTTGCAGGGCCTGAGCAAGTTGCGGTTGTAACCAGCGCAGATGCTCCAGCACATCTTCGCTCGGTTCCGCATATCCCATAAAACTCAGCGCGATGACGGCGGTCAGCTGTTGCTCATGATTCAGCGGTACGAGCAGCACAGGCCCTGCTTCTTTGAGCAGGCTCCGGATAGGCGTTTCGGGGACGCCTGTGGGTGGGAGGGCAGACACTTCATCGTGCAGCCAGAAGGGAAGGCCCAGCGCGATGGCCCGCCCAATGGCCGACTCCGGCCCCGCCTGAAAATGGCGGAGTTGGCTCAGAAAATACTTGGGGATTTGCTCGGCATGGAGCACCCGGAACGTGCCCACCAAGTCCACCGGACCAGCCAACAAGGCGTGCGGGGTTCCGGCCAGCTCGGCCACAGCTTTCAGGGCGCTGCGGTAAACGGTCTGTGCCTCAGAGGCCTGCCCCAACTGCGCCAACAGGTGCCGAGCGCCGTCCTCCCAACGTTTCTGGCGCTCCTGCTCGGACACATCCCGAATGGCCCCCACCCAGCCGCACACTTGCCCCAATTCGTCCTGAACGGGTACGCACTGGACCTCGGTGGCCCGGAATTGGCCGCTGCGGTGTTGCAGCCGCGCTCTCATCTGAAAAGAACGGCCCAGCGCGGCTTTGGCCCGCAGTTCTTCGTTGGCCGCCGCCTGATCGTCCGGATGCACCGCCGCCATATACCCGAATTCCCGGTGCTGCTCGAAGGTCTGGCCCGTAAAATATTCCCAGGTTCTGAGGGGACGGGTGACCCTCAACTGGGCATCGGCTTCCCAGATCACGGCGTGGGTGGTCTCCAGCAGCGTGCGGTAGCGGCCCTCGTTGCGCTGCGCTTCCTCAAACAGTTGGGCGCGTTCTATGGCGCTGGCACACTGGGCCGCCACCACTGTCAGTTTGCTGCGGGTCAGCAGGTCTAGGGCCCAGGGCTGCTTCATGCTCAGCGCCATACTGCCCAGCACCCGCCCGCTGCTGCGGAGGGGCAGAATCACAATTTCCTGAGTCTGTGGGTCAATCAGCATGTCCGGGTAGCGGGTTTCACATTCGGCCCGGCTCAGGATCATCAGGCGGCCACTGCGGAACACGTCGGCCATCGGCACAGGGCTGTCTACCGCCATCCGCAGGTAGGGCTGCACCAGCGCCGGATCAAAATTAACCTCGTAGCGGGTCTTCAGGACGTCCTCGTCGGGGTCGTGAAGGGCCACCAGCACGCCGTAGGTTTCTTCACGCAAGTGCCGTAGCACGGTATCGAGCACCTGATCCAGATGGGTCGCGGCGTTCAGGGCTTCCGTTAACGTCAGCAGGCGCGAGGCGTTGCGGCGGGCCTGCCGGAACGAGGTGACATCCTGAAAAAACACTTCGATGCCCTCCGAAGTGGGAAAAATCTTGACATGAAAATGCACGCCCAGCGGCGGATATCCGGTGTCGAAGGCCACGCCCTGCCCGCTGTACAGGACGTCCGCGTGGCGCTCGATCAGTGCCCAAGCCTCAGGGAACTCGTCCGGCAGGCGGCGGCCCACCAATTGATCGGGCGTTCGGCGGGTTGCTCTGGCGATGACCCGGTTCACATACGTAAAGCGCCACTCCCGGTCTAGAGCCACGTACCCATCCGTCATCGCTTCTAAAATGTGGCGATCATGTGAGTTCAAAGGCGTTCTCTCCGAATGGTCAAGGTCATTTATGCTGGCACGGTCAGCCAACCTCAGCCATGAGTTACCTCGCGTTTCTCAGTTCTTATGCCCTGTAAAAATTGTATTCAATCGGACATACATGTGCGTATTGCTAACGTCAGCAGTGAACAGGACAGGAAACACGTCTCGGATTGGGCTACATGGTGGGGGATGGCCAGAATCGTGGAAAAATCTTTAATCTTCGGGTGAATTGGGTGTCCTCCTGTGCAATAGCCAGAGATAAACGAACCGTATAGCGCCCAGTTGGGCCGCTTTAGGGCATGTGTCGACAGTGTTGGTTGTGTTGACCAAACGAAGTGAGCGAATTCGAGGCAACAGTTGGGAAGGTGAAAGCGGTAGAGGTTTTATTCAGGTGCTGTAATTCGGATAAGTGTATTTTAAGTCTGCTCTTGCGGCCCCAGATAATGATGAACCAGGGCCACTGCCATGCTGCCCTCGCCCACGCTGGACGCCACCCGCTTAATAGAATCGTGGCGCACGTCGCCCGCCGCAAAGATGCCCGGCACGCTGGTTTCCAGCAGCAGCGGATCACGCTCTAGCGGCCACTGATCGGCAGTTACGGCGCTGCCCGTCAGCACATAACCGCGTTCGTCGCGGGTCAATTCTGTGGGCAGCCAGTCGGTGCGGGCGTCGGCCCCAATAAACACGAATAAGGCGTCGGTTTCAATTTGCTCAGCTTCATTCTGGTTGCCAGTGGGTTGCGGTCTGGTATGCCGCACGGTCAGGCCTGTCAGGTGGGTTTCGCCGTGCAGCGCGGTCACTTCGCAGTTTAGGCAGACGCGCACATTGGCCTTGCCGCTCAACTGGTCTATCAGATACTGAGACATGCTGGCCTCTAGGCTCGGCCCGCGAATCAGCAGGCTCACGCGCTCGGCATAACCCGAAAAGTGCATGGCCGCCTGCCCCGCCGAGTTTCCGCCGCCGATCAGGTATACGTCTTTGCCCCGCGTGCCGGACGCTTCGGTGCGGGCCGCGCCGTACCACACGCCTCGCCCGCTCAGTTGCTCGGCTTTTGGCAGCGGCAAGGGCCGCCATTCCACCCCAGTCGACACGATCACGGTGCGGGCCTGCAACTGTTCACCCCCATCTAAAGTCACCACATGGCAGCCCTTTCCCGGTAGCGGGCTGGGCGTCACGGCCACCGCCTCACGCGTCGTTATCACTTCGGCCCCAAATCGCCGGGCTTGGCGCAGGGCACGGGCGCTCAGGTCGTCTCCCGACAGGCCAGTAGGAAAGCCCAGATAGTTTTCTATGCGCGAAGACGTGCCTGCTTGCCCACCGGGGGCGTGCTTTTCGATTAGCAGGGTACACAGCCCCTCGGACGCGCCGTACACCGCCGCCGCCAACCCCGCCGGGCCGCCGCCCAAAATCACCACGTCGTATTCAGAGCGCTCTGGACTGACTTGCAGGCCCACTCGTGCGGCCAATTCACGCAGGCTGGGACGGGTCAGCACCTCTCCGTTCGGCAACACCACGGCAGGCTGGGGTAGGTGCGCCACTTCCGGCGGAATCAGTACGGCCAGCGCAGGTTCTTCGGGGTCAAGCCACCGAAACGACACCTGATTGCGGGCCAGAAAATCGCGCAGGCCAGAGCAGCCCGGTTCGGCGCGGCTCCCAATCAGCAGGGTTACAGTTTGCGGCGTTTCTACGGCCAGCCGTTGCAGGTCACCCACCCGCCGCGCCATGTTCCTCAGCACCCGCGACGCCACCGCGTCCGAACGGGCCATCAGCGCATGAAAAGCGGGCGCTTCCAGCCGCATGACCCGCGAATTTTCCCGTGCCCGGATGCTCGCCACTGCCGCTGACCCCAGCAGCAGCGGCACCTCTCCAAACGTCTCGCCGGGCAGGTAAGTGGTGATGACGTGCTCTTCCCCCGCCGTTTCCTTGCTGACCTCCAGTTGCCCCTCCAGCAACACAAAAAACGCTCCGGTGTCGCCTTCCTGAATCAGCCAGTCGCCTGCGTTCAGGCACACGTCGGCGGCAACCAGGGCCAATTCCTCGTGCCCGGCTGGGTCGAGGTCGGCAAAAAAAGCAAGCTGGCGCAAGTCTTCGGGAGTAATCAACAGAGAGTCCTTGGGCGCAGAGGGGGAACTGGCGTCCGGCGTGCATTCTGCCAGCCCGCGACCCGCTTTTGCCGTGAGCCGTCACCCACTCAGGCCCTCCCCCCGTACTCTTCAGATCAGACGAAGGCCAGCAAAAGACCGACTTTATGACAACGCCATTTGTCAGCCGAGCTGATCCGGCACACTCAGATCATGGTCACTTTCCTCTCGCTGCTGATGGGAAGCTCCAGTGTGCTGAGCGTGCTGACGCTGGTGCTGCTGTTTACTGGCAATCTTTGGGCCATGGCGGCCACCGCCGCCGCCGCGCTGCTGCTGGCCGCGCTGGCTATTCCGGCCCTTGTACAGCAAGAAGACAGCGAGCAGGGACAGGTCGAGGTCGGCGCTTTTGGCGGAACCGACTGACAAGCTTGCGGTTGTGGCGCTTATTTTAAAGACTGAGCCAGTTGAGGTGGCCCGCAACTGCCCCGTTCGATCATTTTGCCGGGAAACGTCATGCTTTGGCCCGTCGAGCCGCCTTCTAGGGCGGCAATAATTTTAAGGGCCGTCGCCTCGGCCATCGCTTCTACAGGTTGCTCTATGACGGTAATGGGCGGGTCGACCAGCGCTGTCCACGGATAGTTATCGAACGTCAGCAGGCTCACGTCGCCCGGAATGTGCAGGCCACGTTCGCGGAGTGCCCGGTAAGCCCCGACGGCCTGTGTTCCGGCCAGCGCCACCAGCGCAGTGGGCGGTGTGGGAAGGCCCATCAGGTCGTGTGTCAGGCGGTAGGCGGTGTCTTCGTTCAGCAGCGTGACGCGCTGGTATTCGGGCGGTACGGTCAGGCCGTGCGCGTTCATGGCCTCGGGGAACGCCCTACTGCGTTCTTCGGGATGAATGCTGGGATGGTAGGTGCCCAGCGCGGCAATCCGGCGGTGGCCGAGGCTGTGCAGGTACGCGACGGCGCTGTACACGGCGGCGGCGTTGTCCAGCATCACGTAGGTATAGGGGCTGTTGGGCGAGGTGTAGTCGAATTCCACGACCACCACGCCCCGCGCCACCATCCGGGCCAGATATTCCCGGCTTTCGGGGCCGTAGCCCGCCCGGATCATGATGGCCGCCACCCGCTGACCGTACAGGCGGCGCAGTTCCTCGACTTCACGGGCAGCGCTGTATTCGTTTTCGGTAATGATCAGCGTATATCCGGCCCGGTTCAGCGTGTGTGCGGCGGTACGGGCAAACTGGGCAAAAAAGGGTTCGATGATGCTGCCCAGCACCAGGCCCACCGTTTGGCTCTGGCCTCCGCGCAGGCCGCCTGCACGTTGGTCGGGTTCGTAGTGCAGGGCTTCTATGGCGGCCTGCACGCGGGCCAAGGTTTCAGGCGTAAGTTTATCGGCGTCACGCAGGGCACGTTTGGCAGTAGTAGGGGAGACGCCCGCAAGTCGCGCAACGTCCTGAATGGTGGACACGCGGGCCATTCTAAGCGTCATAGCAGCAAAACACGAGACACACGGCTAGGTTTCCCGGCCAGCCAGATATGGCCAGCAATTGGGGGCGGCAACCAGATAGACGCGGCACACACGGACTCCTCTGACCAGACGAGTGGATGATCAACCACTTCACTGAACCAGCTCATGATATGCCAATGGTCACGAGATCATTGCACTAGGTGTAAGGATTACGCTTAAGGCTGGACATTCGCCCAGAAGTGTGGTTCACTAATGGTCACGAGACCATCAATCAAAGTTCTGGGTGAAAGCGGTCACCCGGTCTGCCCGGTGCGCCTGTGTACCGAGTCCTGTGCCGCCTCATCCTCTTCCTGCTGCCCTGTTGTGCGGCATGCGCCCCGGAGGCTCACCCATGCAATCGATTTCAAAGCGGTTCTCGTTCAAGCGTTCCCTGACCTTGGCCCTTTCGCTCGGCACTGCCGCCGCTCTGTCGGCTGCGTCGGCGGCCAGCACCATCACGATTGCTACCGTCAACAACCCCGACATGGTGACCATGCAGGGCCTAACCGGGGAATTCAACAAAAAGTATCCCGACATCACCGTGAAATGGGTCGTGCTGCCCGAAAACGAATTGCGCCAGAAGATTACGCTGGACGTGGCGAGCGGCGCAGGCAGCTTTGACGTGGCGACTGTGGGCGCATACGAAGTGCCGATCTGGGCCAAGAACGGCTGGCTCGATCCTCTGACGCCCCTGTTCGCCAAGAACCCGGCCCTTGCCAAGAGCTACAACGTGAACGACATCCTTCCCAGCGTGCGCGGCGCTCTGACCGTGAAGGGCAACCTGTACGCCGTACCCTTTTACGCTGAAAGCTCTATGACGTATTACAACAAAGACCTGTTCAAGAAGGCTGGTCTGACCATGCCCGTGCAGCCCACGTGGAACCAGGTGCAGGGCTTTGCCGCCAAAATCCATAACCCCGCGGCGGGCGTGTACGGCATCTGCCTCCGCGGCCTGCCGGGCTGGGGCGAAAACGCCGCGTTCTTCAGCACGCTGGCCAACACCTTCGGCGCACGCTGGTTTGACAACAACTGGCAAGCCCAGCTGAACAGCCCCGCCTGGAAGAGCGCTCTCACCTTCTACGTCAACCTGATGAAGAAGTCCGGCCCTCCCGGAGCCACCTCTAACGGCTTTACCGAGAACCTGACCCTGATGAGCCAGGGCAAGTGCGGAATGTGGGTCGACGCCACCGTTGCCGCCGGATTCCTCAGCGATCCCACCAGCAGCAAGATCGTGAAGAGCGTGGGCTTTGCCAATGCGCCCGTCGGCCCCGGCACGCCGCGCGGCAACCACTGGTACTGGAGCTGGAACCTCGCCATTCCCAAGAGCAGCAAGCAGGAAGACGCCGCCTTCAAATTCATCACCTGGGCCACGAGCAAGGAGTACATCGCACTGGTCGCCAAGACCAAGGGCACCTGGGCCAGCGTTCCTCCCGGCACCCGCGCCAGCACCTACGCCAACGCCAACTACAAGAAGGCTGCCGGAGCCTTCAGCGGTCTGGTCATCAACGCCTTAAACACCGCCGACGTGAACAAGGCCACCAAAGACCCCGTGCCCTACACCGGCATTCAGTTCGTCGCGATCCCTGAGTTCCAGGCACTCGGCACCGTCGTCGGCCAGTACATCGCGGGTGCACTCAGCGGCCAGACCACCATCGACCAGGCCATCAAGCTGGCGCAGGACGCCGCCAACAAGACCGCCAAAGACGGCGGCTACCAGAAGTAATCCAGCAGAACTGATCCAGCAAGAATCACACTGAATTTGACCCGCTGTTAATGAAGACCGAACACTGATGGCCCGCATGGGGTGGACGACAACCGCCCCATGCTGTCATTTTCAAGCAGAATAATCTTCTTACTGTTCAGTTATTGCCCTAATTCCAATGCTGTACTGCCTCAATCCTGTACGGCTTCTATCTGGTGCTGCTCAGCCGTCGACTGGCAGGTTGAGCTTAGAAGGTGACTCGCATGACTATTGCTCAAAATTTGACCGCCACCAGCCCGCCCGCACCGCGCCAACGCTTCCGCTTTACGCCTGCGGCCCTGATCTGGCCCGCCATGCTGTACCTGATTCTCACCACTCAGGTGCCGTTTTTCATGACGCTGTATTACTCGCTGTTCCGGTACAACCTCGTCGATCCTACCAACCGTCCGTTCGTTGGACTCGGCAATTACATTTCGCTGCTCACCGATCCCAGCAACCTGCGAATCGTCCTGAATACGCTGGTGCTGGCAGGCGGGACACTCGCAGTCACCCTGATCCTCGGCGGCTCGCTCGCCATGTTGCTGAACCGCAATTTTCCGGGCCGCACCCTGCTGCGTACTCTGATGATCAGTTCGTTCCTGGTTATGCCCATCGTGACGGCTGTGGTCTGGAAGAACATGCTGCTGAACCCCGTGTTCGGCTTTTTCTCGTGGGTGGTCAGTTCGCTGGGCGGCGTGCCCGTAGACTGGCTGGCCCAGTTCCCGATGGCCAGCGTCATTGCCATGATCGCGTGGGAATGGACACCGTTTGCCATGCTGATTTTGCTCACGGGCCTACAAAGCCTGCCCGAAGACCAACTGGAAGCTGTGCGCCTTGACGGAGCCAGCCCCTGGCAAGAGTTCCGCTACGTGGTACTGCCCCACTGGACGCAGGCTATTCAGGTCGTCGTGCTGATGGAAACCATCGCGCTGCTTCAGGTCTACGGCGAAATCTACGGCAGTACGTCGGGCGGGCCGGGCGTGGCCACCACTAACCTGCCCTACTTCATCTACCAGAAGGCTTTTGCCGAGTACAACATTGGCCTCGCCAGTGCCGCAGGCGTGCTGACCGTGATCCTGACCAACATTCTGGCGGTGTACCTGCTGCGAATGATCAACCGCACGCTGGCCCACAACAAGGGGGACTGACCATGACTGCCGTACCCACCACCCTCCCGCCCACCAAACGCAGCAACGCCGCCGCCCGCACGCGCATTCAAAACATCGTGCTGACCACCATCACGTACATCATCGCCATTTCCTTCCTGTTCCCACTGGTCTGGATGATGATGGCCGCCTTCAAAACAGAAGCTCAGGCGTTCGCGGTGCCGCCCGTCTTCTCCTTTAGCCCCATTACCGACAATTTCCAGCGGGCGTTGCCCAGCTACTTTCCGGCGCTGGTCAACAGCCTGATCGCGGCCATCGGCAGCACCATTCTGGCCTTCATTCTGGGCCTGCCTGCCGCTTTCGCCCTGGCGGTGTACCCCACCAAACGCGCCCAGAACACCCTCACGTGGATGCTGTCCACCAAGATGATGCCCGCAGTAGGCGTCATCGTGCCGCTGTTCCTGCTGTACAAAAGCCTCGGCCTGCTGGACACCCGTTTGGGCCTGATCCTGATGTACACCACCATGAACTTGCCGCTGGTGGTCTGGATGATGCACTCGTACCTCACCGAGATTCCGTATGCGATTTACGAGGCGGCCAAAATCGACGGCGCGAGCGTCAGTCAGGAGTTCTTCAGAATCGCGCTGCCACTGAGCATGCCGGGCGTGTCGGCTACCGCGCTGTTGTGCCTGATCTTTGCATGGAACGAAGTGTTCTTTGCGCTGAACCTGACTACCTCGGACGCCGCGCCGCTGAGCGTATACATCGGTTCGTTCAAGACCAGCATGGGTCTGTTCTGGGCGCAACTCAGCGCCGCCGCAACGCTCACTGTGTTGCCCGTTCTGATCTTCGGTTGGGTCGCCCAGCGTCAACTCGTGCGCGGTCTCAGCCTCGGAGCCGTGAAGTAAAGTCTTTCGGCGGTGGACTGGCGACGGGGGTTGCTCCAGTCCACGCCGAACTTCTCTCCCAGGGAAAAGAACCTCAGGGAAGTGAATGCACCTTTCAGGCTCTGAACCGCCTTCACGCGCTTCAGAGCCGCGCTCTTTGAGGAGCAACCCCGCTTTAAGAACACCTTCTGCATTTTGGGAGTCCTCATATGGTCAAACTCAACAGGTCAGCCCTTGACACACTGGGTTCCAACGTTCTGGTTCCCAGCTACGATCCTTCAGTCCTTCAGTCCAGCATCGTTCACTTTGGCGTGGGGGGGTTTCACCGCTCGCACGAGGCCATGTATCTAGACCGCCTGCTCAATGCGGGGGGCCATGACGAATGGGCCATCTGCGGGGTGGGCGTGCTGCCCCACGATGCCCGGATGCAAGCCGTTTTTGCCGCCCAAGACAACCTGTACACCCTCCTCACCGTGTCGCCTGACGGTCAATCGGAAGCCCGTATCATCGGGGCGATCAACTGCTTTTTGTTCGCACCCGCCGACCCCGAAGCGGTGCTGGCAAAATTGGCTGACCCAGCCACCAAAATTGTCTCCCTGACGGTTACCGAAGGCGGCTACAGCGTCAACAACGTCACGGGCAAATTTGAAGTATCCAGTCCGGCCATTCAGCACGATCTGGGCGTGGGCGCGACGCCCAAAACGGTGTTTGGTTTCATCACCGAGGGGCTGCGCCGTCGCCGTGAGCTTGGCCTTGCCCCCTTTACTGTGATGTCCTGCGACAACATGCAGGGCAACGGGCATGTGGCCCAGCACGCCTTTACCGCCTTCGCCCGTCTGAAGGACGCCGAACTGGGCGAGTGGGTGGCGCAGCATGTCG from Deinococcus sp. QL22 harbors:
- a CDS encoding carbohydrate ABC transporter permease, giving the protein MTIAQNLTATSPPAPRQRFRFTPAALIWPAMLYLILTTQVPFFMTLYYSLFRYNLVDPTNRPFVGLGNYISLLTDPSNLRIVLNTLVLAGGTLAVTLILGGSLAMLLNRNFPGRTLLRTLMISSFLVMPIVTAVVWKNMLLNPVFGFFSWVVSSLGGVPVDWLAQFPMASVIAMIAWEWTPFAMLILLTGLQSLPEDQLEAVRLDGASPWQEFRYVVLPHWTQAIQVVVLMETIALLQVYGEIYGSTSGGPGVATTNLPYFIYQKAFAEYNIGLASAAGVLTVILTNILAVYLLRMINRTLAHNKGD
- a CDS encoding carbohydrate ABC transporter permease; amino-acid sequence: MTAVPTTLPPTKRSNAAARTRIQNIVLTTITYIIAISFLFPLVWMMMAAFKTEAQAFAVPPVFSFSPITDNFQRALPSYFPALVNSLIAAIGSTILAFILGLPAAFALAVYPTKRAQNTLTWMLSTKMMPAVGVIVPLFLLYKSLGLLDTRLGLILMYTTMNLPLVVWMMHSYLTEIPYAIYEAAKIDGASVSQEFFRIALPLSMPGVSATALLCLIFAWNEVFFALNLTTSDAAPLSVYIGSFKTSMGLFWAQLSAAATLTVLPVLIFGWVAQRQLVRGLSLGAVK
- a CDS encoding sugar ABC transporter substrate-binding protein; amino-acid sequence: MQSISKRFSFKRSLTLALSLGTAAALSAASAASTITIATVNNPDMVTMQGLTGEFNKKYPDITVKWVVLPENELRQKITLDVASGAGSFDVATVGAYEVPIWAKNGWLDPLTPLFAKNPALAKSYNVNDILPSVRGALTVKGNLYAVPFYAESSMTYYNKDLFKKAGLTMPVQPTWNQVQGFAAKIHNPAAGVYGICLRGLPGWGENAAFFSTLANTFGARWFDNNWQAQLNSPAWKSALTFYVNLMKKSGPPGATSNGFTENLTLMSQGKCGMWVDATVAAGFLSDPTSSKIVKSVGFANAPVGPGTPRGNHWYWSWNLAIPKSSKQEDAAFKFITWATSKEYIALVAKTKGTWASVPPGTRASTYANANYKKAAGAFSGLVINALNTADVNKATKDPVPYTGIQFVAIPEFQALGTVVGQYIAGALSGQTTIDQAIKLAQDAANKTAKDGGYQK
- a CDS encoding EAL domain-containing protein, which codes for MNSHDRHILEAMTDGYVALDREWRFTYVNRVIARATRRTPDQLVGRRLPDEFPEAWALIERHADVLYSGQGVAFDTGYPPLGVHFHVKIFPTSEGIEVFFQDVTSFRQARRNASRLLTLTEALNAATHLDQVLDTVLRHLREETYGVLVALHDPDEDVLKTRYEVNFDPALVQPYLRMAVDSPVPMADVFRSGRLMILSRAECETRYPDMLIDPQTQEIVILPLRSSGRVLGSMALSMKQPWALDLLTRSKLTVVAAQCASAIERAQLFEEAQRNEGRYRTLLETTHAVIWEADAQLRVTRPLRTWEYFTGQTFEQHREFGYMAAVHPDDQAAANEELRAKAALGRSFQMRARLQHRSGQFRATEVQCVPVQDELGQVCGWVGAIRDVSEQERQKRWEDGARHLLAQLGQASEAQTVYRSALKAVAELAGTPHALLAGPVDLVGTFRVLHAEQIPKYFLSQLRHFQAGPESAIGRAIALGLPFWLHDEVSALPPTGVPETPIRSLLKEAGPVLLVPLNHEQQLTAVIALSFMGYAEPSEDVLEHLRWLQPQLAQALQRAQLLRTLERSERQAQTTLQSLDEGVLLFDAAGRVVAANPAAYQLSGLGGGQEAETGTLPFPSAFDPAWNLRDPAGQLLPVSAYPAARVITSGDTVRDSVVEYMRPDNQAILVSINAVPLAEEGVFRGAVVSFADVTEAYRMRQQLERQAREDELTGLPNRRVFNWSLEQLAREPHTTTAVLLLDIDQFKTVNDTFGHHVGDSLLQAVARRLTEVCKGRGTVIRLAGDEFGVLLPIADETEADDMAALLIDRLGKTLSVADMDFQISVCVGICISADEGATASELYRQVDLALHQAKRIGAGKWCLFTPDLSVTQERRVRLERRLRATLHAQAASAPPMQCQGLSVHYQPIVGLMGRQAVAFEALARWHDDELGWVSPLEFIRVAEESGLIHELGAMVLRCALRQGNAWTQAWKVPVSISVNVSSTQLMRPDFLDEVIDALESTGASASCLILEITEAIVIQDMELVNSRLQALRNLGIRIALDDFGTGFSSLAVLGTLPIDVLKVDRLFVKGVAQNTRRQALLAAVILLGHRLSITVVAEGVEEISELEVLQILGCTYVQGYLFARPLPAAQIKGVVYPAFAEQAVLQTTGPSQG
- a CDS encoding FAD-dependent oxidoreductase — its product is MITPEDLRQLAFFADLDPAGHEELALVAADVCLNAGDWLIQEGDTGAFFVLLEGQLEVSKETAGEEHVITTYLPGETFGEVPLLLGSAAVASIRARENSRVMRLEAPAFHALMARSDAVASRVLRNMARRVGDLQRLAVETPQTVTLLIGSRAEPGCSGLRDFLARNQVSFRWLDPEEPALAVLIPPEVAHLPQPAVVLPNGEVLTRPSLRELAARVGLQVSPERSEYDVVILGGGPAGLAAAVYGASEGLCTLLIEKHAPGGQAGTSSRIENYLGFPTGLSGDDLSARALRQARRFGAEVITTREAVAVTPSPLPGKGCHVVTLDGGEQLQARTVIVSTGVEWRPLPLPKAEQLSGRGVWYGAARTEASGTRGKDVYLIGGGNSAGQAAMHFSGYAERVSLLIRGPSLEASMSQYLIDQLSGKANVRVCLNCEVTALHGETHLTGLTVRHTRPQPTGNQNEAEQIETDALFVFIGADARTDWLPTELTRDERGYVLTGSAVTADQWPLERDPLLLETSVPGIFAAGDVRHDSIKRVASSVGEGSMAVALVHHYLGPQEQT
- a CDS encoding LacI family DNA-binding transcriptional regulator codes for the protein MARVSTIQDVARLAGVSPTTAKRALRDADKLTPETLARVQAAIEALHYEPDQRAGGLRGGQSQTVGLVLGSIIEPFFAQFARTAAHTLNRAGYTLIITENEYSAAREVEELRRLYGQRVAAIMIRAGYGPESREYLARMVARGVVVVEFDYTSPNSPYTYVMLDNAAAVYSAVAYLHSLGHRRIAALGTYHPSIHPEERSRAFPEAMNAHGLTVPPEYQRVTLLNEDTAYRLTHDLMGLPTPPTALVALAGTQAVGAYRALRERGLHIPGDVSLLTFDNYPWTALVDPPITVIEQPVEAMAEATALKIIAALEGGSTGQSMTFPGKMIERGSCGPPQLAQSLK